The DNA sequence CTCGAGCACGTGACGCGGGGCGTCGTGGTGCGGCGGGTCCGTCTCGAGCAGGAGGCTCGGCGGGCGCCAGGGCGCCTGAGTGCGGAAGTTGCTCAGGCCCACGCCCGCCGACGACTCGAAGCGCTGCCAGTCGACGAGCGCGGCGTGGACCTGCTCGTACCGGCCCATGGCGTACACGTCGTAGCGGTCGAGGTGGACGACGGGTCCGGCCTCCCGCAGGGCGTGGTGGAACGGCGCAGGCTCGGCCAGGATCTCGTCGCCGAACGGGTCCTCGTGGCTGGTCGGGAGCGTGTGGGCGCTGGTCGTGGACATCGCGGCCTCCTCAGGCGTCGATGACGAGCCGGTCGCTCGCCGATCGCGAGACACAGGGGTAGAAGCAGTCCCCACGCTCGCGCTCGGCGTCGTCGAGGAGCGAGTCACGGTGGTCGGGCGTCCCGGAGATGACACCGGTCTCGCAGGTGCCGCAGATCCCCTGCCGGCACGAGGACAGGATGGGCACGCCAGCCGCCGCAACGGCGTCGAGCACACTGGTGTCCGGATCGACCCGCACCGTGCGGCCGGACCGCGCGAGTTCGAGCGTGAACGGCGTGCCGCGCAGCGGCGGGGGCAGCGTGCCAGCGGCGAAGCGCTCCAGGCGCAGGCGCCCGGCGGGCAGGTCGGCGCACGCCGCGCGCACCGCGTCCAGGAGCGGCGCCGGGCCGCAGCAGTAGACCTTGGCCCCCGGCGGCTGCCGCGCGATGACGCTCAGGTCCAGCAGGCCGCGCTCGTCCTGCGGGCACAGCTCGACGCGGTCGCCCCAGCGGGCCAAGCGGTCGGCGAAGGCCATCGACGCGCGGGTGCGCCCGCCGTACAGCAGCCGCCAGGGCGTGCCGAGCCGCTCGGCCTGCTCGAGCATGGGCAGGATGGGCGTGACGCCGATGCCACCGGCGATGAAGAGGTAGTGGTCGGCGGGCACGAGCGCGAAGTTGTTGCGCGGACCGCCGAGGTCCACGAGGTCGCCCTCGCGCAGCCGCTCGTGGACGTACGCCGAGCCGCCGCGACTGAGCGGCTCGCGCAGGACGGCGACCTCATAGGTCGAGGAGTCCCAGCGGTCTCCGCACAGCGAGTACTGGCGCGTGAGCCCGGCGAAGGTCAGGTCGATGTGCGAGCCCGGCGTCCAGTCCGGCAGCCGGGTCCCGCCCGGCGCGCTGAGCGCCAGGCGGCAGACGCCGTCGGCGAGCGCCTCCTTGCGCACGACCTCGAGCCGGACCTTTCCCGACTGCGGCACGGGGGCGGTCAGCGGAGCGGCGACGATCGGCATGCGTTGGAGGATGGGGCGTGATCGCTGCCCGCGACTACCGCGTTCCCATTGAATGGGCACAGAGAAGTGATCTGCGCCACATCAGTCGATGGTGACGCGCCCGCCGAGGGCGCGTCCGAGGCCGCGTGCCGCCGTGCGCAGCACGCCGACGCTCGCGCGCGCCTCGTCGTCGTTCGGCACGACCACCGCCAAGGCCGCCACAACGCGCCCGCGGGGGTCGCGCACGGGGACGGCGACCCCCGTGGCGGCCGGGTCGATGAACCCCGCGGTCAGCGCGTAGTCCTGGTGCCGGACCTGGGCCAGCATCCGGCGCAGCGCGGCCGGGTCGGTCACCGTGGCGTCAGTGTAGGCGCGCAGGGGCGCCGCCAGGACGGCCTCCTGCACCGCCGTGGGCCCATTGGCCAGCAGCACGAGCCCGGCGGACGAGGCGTGCAGCGGCAGGCGCCCCGCGACCCGGGTGATGTTGATGACGGCCCCGCGCGCGGAGAGCCGCTCGACGAACAGGACCTCACGGCCGTCGCGGACGCCGAGCTGCGTGTGCTGGCCGATGACCGTCTGGAGATCCTCCATGAACGGCATGGCCACCTCGCGCAGCGCGAGCGCGGGCGACGCGCGCGCGGCCAGCTCCCACATGCGCACCCCCACGCGGATCCGGCGCGAGCCGTCGCGGTGCAGCAGGCCGAAGGTCACGAGCTGCCCGACGAGGCGCGACGCCGTCGAGCGCGGCAGCCGCGCGCGCTCGGCCAGCTCCTGCGTCGTCAACGAGACGGCTCCGGCGTCGAAGGCCTCCAGAACTCGCACGATCCGCGCCACCATCGAGTCCCCGGACGGTGACCGCGCCATTGCGATCCTCCCTTCCCCGTGGGCGACGAGCCTGTCACCGATGGGGTCCGGAAGGGAAGGAGCCCTCGCGCAAGCGCCTCCGAGGCGGTTCGGTCCGGGTCAGCGCAGCGCGGTTCCCGTCAGCCGCTCGTAGGCCTCCAGGTAGCGCTCGCGCGTGCGGGCCACGACGTCGGCGGGCAGCGCAGGCGGCGGGGTGTCGGCGGCGCGGTCCCAGCCCGAGACCGGGGACGTGAGCCAGTCGCGCACGAACTGCTTGTCGAAGCTCGGCTGGGCGTGGCCCGGCTCCCACTCGTCGGCGGGCCAGAAGCGCGACGAGTCGGGCGTCAGGACCTCGTCGCCCAGCACGACGCCGAGCGCGCCCGGGTCGGCCGGGTCCGCGCCCGCCGCGACGCCGAACTCGAACTTGGTGTCGGCCAGGATGACGCCGCGCTCGCGCGCGATGCTCTCGGCGCGCGCGTACACGGCGAGCGTCAGGTCGCGCAGCGTGGCCGCGGCCCGCTCCCCCACCGTCTCGACGACGGCCGAGAACGGCACGTTCTCGTCGTGCTCGCCCAGCTCGGCCTTGGTGGCCGGGGTGAAGATCGGCTCGGGCAGCCGCGAGCCGTCGACCAGCCCCGCGGGCAGCGCGATGCCCGTGACCGAGCCCGAGGCCTGGTACTCGGCGAGCCCCGAGCCCGTGAGGTAGCCGCGGGCCACGCACTCGACCGGGTACATCTCCAGGCGTCGGCAGATCATCGCGCGCCCGGCGACGACGTCGGGCACCAGGCCGTCGAACGGCTCCGCGCTCGCCTCGACCGAGACGACGTGATGCGGCACGAGGTCGGCGAGCTGCTCGAACCACCACAGGCTCAACTGCGTGAGCACCACGCCCTTGTCGGGGATGCCAGGGCGCAGCACATGGTCGTAGGCGCTGACCCGGTCGGATGCGACGACGAGCACGACGTCGCCGAGCGGGTGCGCGCCGCCCAGGGCAGGCAGGTCGGGCTCGTACAGGTCACGGACCTTGCCCGAGTAGACGTGGCGCCACCCGGGCAGGTCGAGGGCGCCGCCCTCGAAAGCGTCGTTCACCAGGTTCCTCTCAGAGCGTCGGGACGGTGATCTCGTCGCGGGCCGCCCGCAGGGCGATGTCCGTGCGGTGCTGCGAGCCGTCGAGCCCCACGAGCGCGACACCGGCGTACGCCCGCTCCCGCGCGGCGTCGAGCGAGTCACCCTCGGCGATCACCGAGAGCACGCGTCCGCCCGAGGCCACCAGCGTCCCGTCCTCGGTCAGGCTGGTGCCCGCGTGCAGCACGTGGACGCCGTCGAGCGCCTCGGCGTCGCCGATGCCCGTGATCGGGTCGCCGCCGCGCACCGCGCCCGGGTAGCCGTGCGCCGCGACGACGACGTTGACCACGGGCGCAGGCGACCAGCGCAGCGGGGGCAGCTCGTCCAGCGTGCCGGTCGCCGAGGCGAGCAGCAGCGCCGACAGCGGCGTGCGCAGCCGGGCGAGCACGACCTGCGTCTCGGGGTCGCCGAAGCGCGCGTTGAACTCGACGACGCGCGTGCCGCGCGAGGTGAGCGCCAAGCCCACGTAGAGCACCCCCGAGAAGGGCGTGCCGCGCTGGGCCATCTCGTCGACCGTGGGCTGCGCGACGCGGGCGACGACCTCGTCCACGAGGCCCGCCGGCGCCCAGTCCAGTGGCGAGTAGGCGCCCATGCCGCCGGTGTTGGGGCCCTGGTCGCGGTCGAAGATCCGCTTGAAGTCCTGGGCCGGCGCCAGGGGCACGACGTGCGTGCCGTCGCAGATGACGAAGAGTGAGACCTCGGGCCCGTCGAGGTACTCCTCGATCACGACCCGGCCGTCCGCGCCGCGCGCTGCCAGCGCCTCGCGCGCATGCTCCAGCGCGGCGTCGCGGTCGTCGGTCACGATGACGCCCTTGCCCGCGGCGAGCCCGTCGTCCTTGACGACGTAGGGGGCGCCGAACGCGTCGAGCGCCGCGGCGACCTCCTCGACCGTGACGCACACATGCGCCATCGCCGTCGGCACGCCCGCGACGGCCATGACCTCCTTGGCGAACGACTTCGAGCCCTCCAGCCGCGCGGCCGCCGCCGTCGGACCGAACACGGGGATGCCCGCGGCGGCGACGGCGTCGGCGACCCCCGCGACCAGCGGAGCCTCGGGCCCGACGACGACGAGCTCGGCGCCGAGCGAGCGCGCCAGCGCCACCACGGCGGCGCCGTCGTTCGGGTCGACGTCGTGGAGCCTCGCCTCGCGTGCGATGCCCGGGTTGCCGGGGGCGGCGTGCAACTCGTGCGCTCCGTCGTCGGCCATCGAGCCAGGGGCGGCGCCCCGCTCGGTGGCGAGGGCGTGGACGATGGCGTGCTCGCGGGCGCCGGACCCGACGACGAGGATCTTCACGTCGGCAGTCTACGGAGCCGGGCGGTCGGCCCGGAGCGCGACGACGGCGGGTGACCGGGGACGAACCCCGGCCACCCGCCGTCGTGCGAGGCGCCCAACCCCCGATGGGCGAGCCCCTCAAGGCATCGCGGTCGCTTCGTGGACCGAGGTCAGTGACCCATGTCCATGACGATGCGGCCGTCGATCTTGGCGGCCTCCATGTCGTCGAAGATGTCGTTGACCTCGTCGAGCGGCTGCACCTTGTAGGTCGGCTTGATGAGGCCGCGAGCGAAGAAGTCGATCGCCTCCTCCATGTCCTTGCGGGTGCCGACGAGCGAGCCGCGGACCGTCAGGCCGAACAGCACCGTCGAGAAGATGTCGAGCGGGAACGCCTCCGGGGGCAGACCCACGAGCGAGACGGTGCCACCCGAGCGCAGCGCGCCGACCGCAGCCGGGAACGCCTTGCCGTTGACGGCGGTGACCAGGCCGCCGTGCGTGCCGCCGCCGGTGACCTCCTTGATCTTGGCGACGAGGTCGTCGCCCTCGGTGATCGCGTTGAACGCGTACTCGGCGCCGTGCTTCTTGGCGAGCTCGGACTTGGCGTCGTCGACGTCGACGGTCACCACACGCATGCCCATCGCGACCGCGTACTGCACGGCGATGTGGCCCAGGCCGCCGACACCCGAGATCAGGACCCACTGGCCCGGCTTGACCTCGGCCTCCTTGAGGCCCTTGTAGACGGTGACGCCGGCGCACAGGATGGGCGCGACAGCGGCGAGGTCGACAGTCTTGGGGATGTGCGGGGCGAACTTCGCGTCGACCAGCATGTACTGGCCGAACGAGCCGTTCTTGGTGTAGCCGCCGTACTGCGCGCTCGGGCACAGCGTCTCGCGACCCGTCTGGCACCACTCACAGTGGCCACAGGCGCTCCACAGCCACGCGTTGCCGGCCCAGTCGCCGACCTCGAGCTCGGTGACGCCCTCGCCGATCGCGACGACCTCGCCCGCACCCTCGTGACCCGGGATGAACGGCGGCGTCGGCTTGACCGGCCAGTCGCCGTGCGCGGCGTGCAGGTCCGTGTGGCAGACGCCCGAGTACAAGGTCTTGATGAGAACCTCGCCCGGCCCCGGCGTGGGGATCGGCAAGTCCTGGATCTCCAGGGGCGCCTTGAACTCAGTGACGACTGCTGCCTTCATGGTTTCCGTCATGGATTCGCTCTCCTTCGAACCGGAGGCCGGCACCGGGGGTGTGGTGCCGCCGGACCTCTCTGCGGCAAGAGTCGCATCGTGGGACGCAACGTTCATTGAGGTCGGCGCGTTGCGCGCAAGCCCTTGGCGCGTTGCCTCAAACCTTGCCGTGATCAGCCTCTCCGTTGGGACGGACATTCGCACGTCGGAGCGAATCGACGTGCGTCCGACCAGGTCAGCGCGAGTGGATCAGGTCGTGAACGCCGATGATCTCATCGCGGCGGGGCCCCACTCCGACGGCCGAGATGCGCGTGCCGGACACTTCTTCGAGATAGCGCAGATAAGCCTGAGCGTTTGCTGGCAGATCCTCGATAGCGCGCGCCCCTGAGATGTCCTCCCACCACCCTGGAAGCTCCTCGTAGATCGGCTTGGCGTGGTGGAACGCGCTCTGGTCGTCGGGCATCTCGTCGAAGCGCTCGCCGTCGACGTCGTAGGCGACGCACACGGGCACCTTGTCCAGTCCCGTGAGCACGTCGAGCTTGGTGACCACCAGGTCCGTCAGGCCGTTGACGCGCGAGGCGTAGCGCGCGATGACGGCGTCGTACCAGCCGGTGCGGCGCGCGCGGCCGGTCGTCACGCCGTACTCGCCACCCGTCTTGCGCAGGTACTCACCCGAGTCGTCGAACAGCTCGGTGGGGAACGGGCCCTCGCCCACGCGCGTGGTGTAGGCCTTGATGACGCCGATGACGGAGTCGATGCGGGTGGGGCCGACGCCCGAGCCGGTCACGGCGCCGCCGGCGGTCGCCGACGACGACGTCACGAACGGGTAGGTGCCGTGGTCGATGTCGAGCATCGTGGCCTGGCCGGCCTCGAACAGCAGCGTCTTGCCCGCGTCGAGCGCCTGGTTGAGCACCAGCGGGGTGTTGGCGACCATCGGCTTGAGCCGGTCGGCGTACGCCAGCAGCTCCTCGGTGACGGCGTCGACGTCGACCGCGCGGCGGTTGTACATCTTGACCAGCAGGTGGTTCTTCTGGTTGACCGAGCCCTCGATCTTGTCGTGCAGGATCTTGGGGTCGAACAGGTCGGCGATGCGGATGCCCAGGCGGTTGATCTTGTCCGCGTACGCGGGGCCGATGCCGCGCCCGGTCGTGCCGATCCGGCGGCTGCCGAGGAACCGCTCGGTCACCTTGTCGAGGGTGCGGTGGAAGGAGGTGATGACGTGCGCCTGGCTGCTGACCAGCAGGCGTGAGACGTCGACGCCGCGCGAGATGAGCGCGTCGAGCTCCTCGAACAGCACCTCGATGTCGACGACGACGCCGTTGCCGATCACCGGGACGACGCCCGGCGACAGGATGCCCGAGGGCAACAGGTGCAGGGCGTACTTCTCGTCACCGATCACCACCGTGTGACCGGCGTTGTTGCCGCCGTTGAACTTGACGACATAGTCGACCCTGGACCCGAGCAGGTCCGTCGCCTTGCCCTTGCCCTCATCGCCCCACTGGGCACCGACAAGCACGACCGCTGGCATGGGGATCCTCTCCCTTGGATGAACGACGCCACGGGCAGTACGGTCAACGAACACCGTTGCGCCGGGCCGCAGGGCAGTTTACCCGTGGTTGACCATCAGGCCCGGGCGAAGTGACGTACTCTCGGCTGCATGATCGAGATCGCGACGTCGTCGACGACGACGACCCTCGTGATCACCGGTGACCTGGACCTCGCCGAGCGTGACCAGTTCCCCGAGATCGCCTCGCGCGTCGTGGGCCTGCGACGCCAACTGCTCGTCATCGATATGTGCCATGTGACGTTCATGGACTCCACCGGCGCGGCGTTCCTCATCTCGCTCGCCGACTCGGGCCGCAAGCGCGGCGGCGCCACCGTGCTGCGCGGCGCCGACGAGCGCGACCTGTTCGTCCTTGAGGTGTGCGGCGCGCTCGAGATGTTCCGCATCGACCGCGATCACACCTGCGAGGGGGCGACGCCCGGCCCCGAGGGCTTCATCCGCCCCCAGGCCCAGACGCCCCCGACCGACGGCGCCGCCACGCTCCCGCAGCGGCGCCGCTCGGCCTCGTCCTGACTGACGCGAGCCGTCACTGACCCGCGGGGTCACTGCTCTTCGGGGTCACTGCCCTTCGGGGTCACTGCGGCGACGGCGCGCGGCGAGCCAGAGGCCGGCCCCCGTGAGCGTCAGCAGCGCTGCGGCGACCGCGCCCAGGAGCAGCGCGTCCGAGCCGGTGGCGGCGAGCCTGTCGCGCGGCCCGACGGACGCCCGGCTCGAAGCGGCGCTCGGGCTCGGGCTGGGGCTCGGGCTGGCGCTCGGGCGGGTGGGGCGCGCGCCGGCTGGGACGCCAGGGCGCGCCCGGCTCGGCGTGGGCTGCGCGGCCGCGCTGGCCGAGGGAGCGGGCGTGGGCGTGGGCGCGACGGTGGGCGCGGCCGTGGCTGACGGGGTGGGCGTCGGCGCGACGGCGTTCGGCGTCGGCGTCGGCGTCGGCGCGACGGCGTTCGGCGTCGGCGTCGGCGTCGGCGCGACGGCGTTCGGCGTCGGCGTCGGCGTGACGGCGGTGGCCGACGGCGTCGGCGTCGGCGTGACGGCGTCGGGATCGGCGCCGCTCGTGGGTGCGTCGTTCGTGGGTGCGTCGTTCAGGGCGAGCGCGAACAGCGTGACGCCCTCGCCCACGACGGGCGATCCTTCGGGCAGCGTGAG is a window from the Xylanimonas ulmi genome containing:
- a CDS encoding PDR/VanB family oxidoreductase, yielding MPIVAAPLTAPVPQSGKVRLEVVRKEALADGVCRLALSAPGGTRLPDWTPGSHIDLTFAGLTRQYSLCGDRWDSSTYEVAVLREPLSRGGSAYVHERLREGDLVDLGGPRNNFALVPADHYLFIAGGIGVTPILPMLEQAERLGTPWRLLYGGRTRASMAFADRLARWGDRVELCPQDERGLLDLSVIARQPPGAKVYCCGPAPLLDAVRAACADLPAGRLRLERFAAGTLPPPLRGTPFTLELARSGRTVRVDPDTSVLDAVAAAGVPILSSCRQGICGTCETGVISGTPDHRDSLLDDAERERGDCFYPCVSRSASDRLVIDA
- a CDS encoding IclR family transcriptional regulator, with amino-acid sequence MARSPSGDSMVARIVRVLEAFDAGAVSLTTQELAERARLPRSTASRLVGQLVTFGLLHRDGSRRIRVGVRMWELAARASPALALREVAMPFMEDLQTVIGQHTQLGVRDGREVLFVERLSARGAVINITRVAGRLPLHASSAGLVLLANGPTAVQEAVLAAPLRAYTDATVTDPAALRRMLAQVRHQDYALTAGFIDPAATGVAVPVRDPRGRVVAALAVVVPNDDEARASVGVLRTAARGLGRALGGRVTID
- a CDS encoding phosphoribosylaminoimidazolesuccinocarboxamide synthase, with protein sequence MNDAFEGGALDLPGWRHVYSGKVRDLYEPDLPALGGAHPLGDVVLVVASDRVSAYDHVLRPGIPDKGVVLTQLSLWWFEQLADLVPHHVVSVEASAEPFDGLVPDVVAGRAMICRRLEMYPVECVARGYLTGSGLAEYQASGSVTGIALPAGLVDGSRLPEPIFTPATKAELGEHDENVPFSAVVETVGERAAATLRDLTLAVYARAESIARERGVILADTKFEFGVAAGADPADPGALGVVLGDEVLTPDSSRFWPADEWEPGHAQPSFDKQFVRDWLTSPVSGWDRAADTPPPALPADVVARTRERYLEAYERLTGTALR
- the purD gene encoding phosphoribosylamine--glycine ligase, translating into MKILVVGSGAREHAIVHALATERGAAPGSMADDGAHELHAAPGNPGIAREARLHDVDPNDGAAVVALARSLGAELVVVGPEAPLVAGVADAVAAAGIPVFGPTAAAARLEGSKSFAKEVMAVAGVPTAMAHVCVTVEEVAAALDAFGAPYVVKDDGLAAGKGVIVTDDRDAALEHAREALAARGADGRVVIEEYLDGPEVSLFVICDGTHVVPLAPAQDFKRIFDRDQGPNTGGMGAYSPLDWAPAGLVDEVVARVAQPTVDEMAQRGTPFSGVLYVGLALTSRGTRVVEFNARFGDPETQVVLARLRTPLSALLLASATGTLDELPPLRWSPAPVVNVVVAAHGYPGAVRGGDPITGIGDAEALDGVHVLHAGTSLTEDGTLVASGGRVLSVIAEGDSLDAARERAYAGVALVGLDGSQHRTDIALRAARDEITVPTL
- the adhP gene encoding alcohol dehydrogenase AdhP; amino-acid sequence: MTETMKAAVVTEFKAPLEIQDLPIPTPGPGEVLIKTLYSGVCHTDLHAAHGDWPVKPTPPFIPGHEGAGEVVAIGEGVTELEVGDWAGNAWLWSACGHCEWCQTGRETLCPSAQYGGYTKNGSFGQYMLVDAKFAPHIPKTVDLAAVAPILCAGVTVYKGLKEAEVKPGQWVLISGVGGLGHIAVQYAVAMGMRVVTVDVDDAKSELAKKHGAEYAFNAITEGDDLVAKIKEVTGGGTHGGLVTAVNGKAFPAAVGALRSGGTVSLVGLPPEAFPLDIFSTVLFGLTVRGSLVGTRKDMEEAIDFFARGLIKPTYKVQPLDEVNDIFDDMEAAKIDGRIVMDMGH
- a CDS encoding adenylosuccinate synthase produces the protein MPAVVLVGAQWGDEGKGKATDLLGSRVDYVVKFNGGNNAGHTVVIGDEKYALHLLPSGILSPGVVPVIGNGVVVDIEVLFEELDALISRGVDVSRLLVSSQAHVITSFHRTLDKVTERFLGSRRIGTTGRGIGPAYADKINRLGIRIADLFDPKILHDKIEGSVNQKNHLLVKMYNRRAVDVDAVTEELLAYADRLKPMVANTPLVLNQALDAGKTLLFEAGQATMLDIDHGTYPFVTSSSATAGGAVTGSGVGPTRIDSVIGVIKAYTTRVGEGPFPTELFDDSGEYLRKTGGEYGVTTGRARRTGWYDAVIARYASRVNGLTDLVVTKLDVLTGLDKVPVCVAYDVDGERFDEMPDDQSAFHHAKPIYEELPGWWEDISGARAIEDLPANAQAYLRYLEEVSGTRISAVGVGPRRDEIIGVHDLIHSR
- a CDS encoding STAS domain-containing protein, which encodes MIEIATSSTTTTLVITGDLDLAERDQFPEIASRVVGLRRQLLVIDMCHVTFMDSTGAAFLISLADSGRKRGGATVLRGADERDLFVLEVCGALEMFRIDRDHTCEGATPGPEGFIRPQAQTPPTDGAATLPQRRRSASS